One window from the genome of bacterium encodes:
- a CDS encoding class I SAM-dependent methyltransferase: MNSLLYLHNQYQRQAAWTKALRLFLYRKVRLAGKKNILELGAGSGVILSEISERTEARLCGIEADPQMTALAKAQYPDIEFRTARAEKLPFPANSFDLIVTHYFWLWQKDPKAVLSEARRVLKKGGHLASLCEPDYMGRIDEPTELGGIRDLILGTLAKQGADPGLAGKLETLMTQAGFKTEAGRQEGCWDWREYQKQFDREWEFIGHLCGFGKRLEALKQKDLQAVAERKRKMCMPVRWAVGTK; encoded by the coding sequence ATGAACAGTTTGCTGTATCTCCATAACCAGTACCAAAGGCAAGCCGCATGGACCAAGGCCCTGCGGCTTTTTCTCTATCGCAAGGTGCGTCTGGCCGGGAAGAAGAACATCCTGGAGCTGGGCGCGGGAAGCGGGGTCATCCTAAGCGAGATCTCGGAGCGCACGGAGGCCCGGCTTTGCGGCATAGAGGCCGACCCCCAAATGACAGCCTTGGCCAAAGCCCAATATCCAGACATAGAATTCAGGACGGCCCGGGCCGAAAAGCTTCCCTTTCCGGCCAACTCTTTTGACCTGATAGTCACCCACTACTTCTGGCTGTGGCAGAAAGATCCTAAAGCCGTTCTGTCCGAGGCCCGCCGGGTCCTAAAAAAGGGCGGGCACCTGGCCAGCCTGTGCGAGCCGGACTATATGGGCCGCATTGACGAACCGACGGAGCTGGGAGGGATAAGGGATTTGATTTTAGGGACACTGGCCAAACAGGGCGCGGATCCGGGACTGGCCGGAAAACTCGAAACTCTAATGACCCAAGCCGGGTTCAAGACCGAAGCCGGGCGGCAGGAGGGCTGCTGGGACTGGCGGGAGTACCAGAAGCAGTTTGACCGGGAATGGGAATTCATCGGGCATCTGTGCGGTTTTGGGAAGAGGCTGGAAGCTTTGAAACAGAAGGACCTTCAGGCGGTGGCGGAGAGGAAGAGAAAGATGTGCATGCCGGTGCGCTGGGCGGTCGGGACGAAATAG